CGAACTGGGCGAAATGGTGCCGGTCAGCGGTCCGGTCATGTAGATCAGTTTGTTTCCGGGTCCCAACGGGTCCACCCCTGCAGCCACCTCATCGAACAAGTATTTCGAGGCGAGTCCGCTGCCGCCCAGAAACATTCGGGCGTCCTCGGGGGGCAACGGTTCGTCCGAAACGGCCCCGTCCGAAAGGTTGACTCTGAGGATCTTTCCCATAAATCCGTTCATTTCCCATCACCTTTGCCGATCGGTTGTAAACGTTGAGTGACGCTACACGTCCGCGCCGCCTTGGCGCTACGCGGAGCCTTCTTTCCTCGCGCATCCATCTCAAGCCGCACCCGTTCCGGGGGCCGGACCATGCCTCAGCCCTTCCATGGAACTCAGGGTTGAAATCCGCCCCTGTTCAGGCTCGATCGCCCCCCTGCTGAACGGCTCCCGACGGACTCAAGACGACCGCTTCTCCGGTCGTCTTTTGCAGAGCGCGGCGAAAGAGTTCATGAGTGGTCCGGGCTACGCCTAGTCACAGATGATAATCGCCTTGGCCATCTTCAGCAGCTTAAGCAAATTCCCTCGGGCCTTGATTTTGCCCGTGAGCAAGGCCTTGACCGGACCGATCTCGCCTGCAGTCACCTCGGATAGTTCGTCGAAACTTCCGGCCAGGTAGGCCGAGGGCTTATCCACGGCGCCGTCCCGGATACTCAGGGCGCCTTTGTCGAAAATCACCGTGGACATCACGTCCGCGCTCGTCTCTCTCACGACCAACGTTCCGCGGATCTTCCTGACGGTATCCCACACCTTGGCGTTCCGGATGTTCTGATCGATCAGGGATTTCAGCGTCCAGCCCAGACCGTTCAGGTCCTCTCCTATGACTTGGACTTCCGTCATGGCATTCTCTCCAAGCGCTGCTTTTCTAAAGCTCGTGGATGTATCCTTTTCCCAACACCTTTACTCCGGAACCCATGACACTCAGGAAAGCCGATCTCAACGCGTCACTCATGAGCGCCTTTTTGACGGGCGAAAGTTTGAAAAATGCACCGACAATATAGCGCAGAACATCTTGCGTGATGCTTTCCGGATTGTCGAATATTTGGTTCTGGAGGGTGCCTCGCTCGAGGCATTGCAGAATGACACGATGGAACGTGGTTTCCGGGTGAATGACCCTCGCCTCCCTTTTAACGAGTTTGAGGGCTCCCGTGCTGCACTTCAAGGCGCACACCCCGCAACCGAGGCAGATGGATTCGTCGATAACCGCTTTTGATTTCTTTTTTCCATTGGTATCGGCGGATTCCACCGGGGCCATTTCGATGGCGTTCACATGGCACGCTTTCAAGCATTGTTTGCAGCCTGCGCACTTTTCCTCATCCACCTGGGCAATAAAACTCGAGGTCACGGTGGTCGAGGTGAGGCCGTGTTTGTTAAGCCCCGCCATGATGCCGCAGCAACAGCCGCAACAATGGCAGACGAAGGTGATCCTCTTCTGCACATTGTCCGCCGAGAAGATCAGTCCCAGTTCCCTGGATCGGGCGAAAATCTCCTGCATTTCCGTCTTTGAAATGCGGCGGCACAGGCCGCGCCTCACCATGTAATCCGCCGCCCAGCCAAAGGTGGTGCACGTGTCCAAGGGCGCGTCGCATTGCCTTTCGCCTGCATGTTCCTGTTTATGCCGGCAGGAGCAGATGCCTACCGCGTATTGGTCCGTCTCATCGATGAGGGACGCCACGCGCTCGTAGTCCAGGATTTCCACGTGGTCACCAAGTGCTTCTTCGTGAGGCACGGTGCGGGCTATGGACGTCTTCGAGCCATCGGAGAAGTTCGCCCTGTAGGGCGCGCCTTCTTCCATGTATTGATGGAAGAGGGGACCGATATGGCTGAAATCCACGTTTCCGTCCGTCCTCATCATGGTGAACTCGAAGATTCCCACGAACAGAGGGGAGGGCATGTACCGGGTCTCGTCATCGAGATACGCATCCATCACGAGACCCTTTTCACACAGGTTTTCCAAGATCGTCCGAAGGCGTGACGGTTCCACTTTGGTGATGTTCGCTATCCGGTCGAGATTCGAGAGCAGATAGGGCATCTTGACTACGACTTCGGCCTCCTCGGCCGAGTAAAGCTCCTTGATGAGCTGGTAGAAGGTTTCATTCCAGGGCGCTCTGACGTGCAGGTTGTCTATCTTCCTGCCGAGCCGCCGATACAGATCCTTGCCAACGAGATGCCCCATGAATCCCCTCCCTCCATCCGCCAGGCCCGTGGCGTTGCGGGCGCCGTCCGGCACAGCCGGCTGAGGTTACCACCGGCCGGCCATGACAGAGATCGTGCAAACGCTCGGCGAGCTTGAGCAGAATGTCTATTCACCCAGATACGTATTCTCGAAGGAGCTGATGGAATTGGCTACGGCTCGAATGAATTTGGCGTTCCGCATGATTTTGGACATGTCTCCTTTCAGTTTGAAAAGGCCTTTCACCACGCCCTCGATGAAGTCTTTTTCACCCTTTACCACGGGCTTGAAGTTCGCATACGATCCGATGACATAGAAGCCCGGATTCTTGGTTGAAGGGTCATCGAGCATGACGGCTTCCGAACACTTGCCGGCCGACGCCTCCAAGTAGACATAATGCGTCTTGTCGAGCCCTCCTCCGGGCTGCACCTCGAAAACGAAGTTCCCGTTAAAACCCACGCCCCAGTTTTTCCCGGTCTCCTGAACCGCAGGGTCGTTGTTGAGCGCGTCCTTCCAGGCCTCGCACCATTCTTGAGACGGATACAACGGCATGATCGTTTCCTCCTGTTCGTTCTTGGTTAAAGCGAAATCTTTCCATCCGGCTCGGCGCCGGCGAAAGATTTCCTGAATGCCCCGGGCTAAAGCGTCTCCAGATCAAACCAGTAGCGGGCATTTTCGAGGGTTTTAAGACCCTTTCCGCCCATCCAGATGCCGATGACTTTCTGATCGCGCCAGTGTTTCTCGATATCAAACTCTCTCGAGTAACCGTACGAACCCATATAATCCATCACCCGGCTGCAGACCCGTTCGACCGCATTGTTGGCATGCAGGGCCAGGCCCCGGCTTTTGAGCAGAAATCGCTCGTCCCAGGGCTGCCAGCCGTAGATATCCGGGTTGTCCATCTCTCTGGCATAGGCCCACATCCACGAGGAGGTGGACTCGATGCTCATGGCCACATCGCACAGCATCTCCGCCACCATGCTATGTTCTTTCAGCGGCTTTCCTCCGATCACCCGCTCGGACGTCCATTTCTTGATGATCTCATACGCGGCTTTCATGATCCCCACGCACATGGCTGCCGAACCCACATTTCCAAGAGAAATGGCCCGCTTCCAGTATTTGAGGTCATCACCGGGCCCGTGAGCTCTGTACCTTTTTGGCACACGCACGTTCTCGAACCAGATGTCCGTGTTCATGTCCGCGTTCATCCCGCATTTCTGATACGGACCGCCCACGGAAACTCCTTCCGCGTCCGCCGGAACCATGATCAGGGCAAAGTCGTTGGGATCCGTAGATCCTCTTTTCGTCGTGCAGACCACGGAGAAGAGATCTCCGGTCTTGCCCGAATTGGACGGCCACAACTTGTGACCGTTGATCACCCACTCGTCGCCGTCAAGGGTTGCCGTGGTCTGGATCGTCTTTCCACGCATGCGGCCGATGTTCTCGATATCGGCTCCACTCGAGGGCTCGGTCATGGCGTGGCAACCCATGTACAACTCGTCCCCACAGAACTTCTTTCCGAACTCGACGGACAACTCCATGTTGCGGTGAGGCTTCAACAGGATGGGCATCAATCCCCACACCGAGCAGATGCACGCGGTGCAGAAACCCGAGTCTATGCGCGCCAACTCCTCGCATATCACGGTGACCAGGGTCACCGGCTCGGGCATGTCCGTGCCCCCGGCTTCCGCCGGGAAAAAGGCGGCGTTGAGTCCCAGATCCACCAGCACTTCTTTGAGCATCGGTTCGATCAGTTTGTGCTCCCTCCAATCCTCGTCCACCTGCTGCCTGATGGGAACGTACCTCTCCTCTCCCCATCGTCTAAGGACTTTCCCCAAATCGGAAACAAAATCCGACACCCATTCCTTCGGACGAACGAAATCATCGATGGTCGGCACGGGATCTCCTCCTTTCGAGTTAAAGATGCATTTCCGGTTATGTCGAAGGATGTTCCTGTTCAGAACTTCGCACGATTCGTGGAAACGGATTCCACGAGGACGCGGATCTCCTCCAAGGATGTCGAATCTTTGACTATAAAAAAGTCCGCTCCATACTCGCGGGCGGCTTCCCTGTATTCGGGCAAATCGTAACTGGTCAGTATGATGACGGTTGTTCGGGAATGGTTCTGTTTGATCTTTCCGGTCAGCTCGAGACCGTTGCCTCCCGGCAGGCGAATGTCCATAAACACGAGGTCCGGAAGCGGGGCCTCGATCCGTTCGAGAGCCTCTTTCGCATCTCCCGCCTCGGCGACGTTCATTTCCGGGAACCGTTCGGATAACATGGTCCGTAACGACTGACGAAAGGAAAGATTGTCCTCCACGATCAACGTGGTGAACATGGCGTTTCTCCCATCGAGAAGAAACCGGGGGTTATGTGGCAGGCTCGGGCATTGAGCGGGAGTTCCATCGCTCCGGGGGAAGTCCCCTTTTTCGCCTTGCACCCGTTACGTGTATGGTGCACACTTTACCGGACGCGCGCTTACTAGTATAGTGGGGGAACTTCGTATTTATTTAGAGGAAACACCGTAGTTTTTCGCGGTTTTCTATGGCGGCCGCCCCAATACTGCTAAAAGGTCCGCTCTCATGAAGCATGCCTACCGAATCGTCATAGCCGAAGACACTACGATTTTGAGGGAAGGACTCCAAGCCTTACTGTCATCGCATCCGGACTTTGAAGTAGTCGGTGAAGCGGAAGACGGCCTCGATGCGGTCCGAAAAGTCGAAGAACTGCATCCGGATCTGATCCTTCTGGATCTGTCCATGCCCAGAATGCACGGGATCGAGGCCATCAAAGAGATTCGGAGCCGGTGTCCCGAAACCCGGATTCTGGTGCTCACGGTGCATAAGAACGAAGAGTACATACTCGCCACCCTCGATGCCGGCACCGGCGGATACCTGCTCAAGGACGCCACGCGGAATGAACTGGAAATGGCCGTTAGAACCGTGCTGAGCGGAAAACGCTATCTCAGTCCGGGGGTTTCCGACCTGGTCATCGACGGATATCTCGAGGGGAAAAAGACACTGAAAACAGAAACATCCTGGGATACCCTGACCGCGAGGGAACGAGAAATTCTGAAACTCGTGGCGGAAGGTTACAAGAACAGGGAGATCGCAGACGTTCTGTGCATCAGCATCAAAACAGCCGAAAAACACCGAGCCAACCTGATGAAAAAGCTAGACCTCCACAGCATTTCGGCGGTGACGTCCTTCGCCATCGAGAAAGGCCTCATCCGGAAGTAGAGCGGTTCCCTTGTTTGAATTGCCGCATGAGGGAGGTTTGTCATTCACACCGCGGAGATCGCGGAATGACTACTGCCCAAGAGGTTGTGGGAGGGGTTTTGGGGAACTCTTTTGCAAAAGGGTTCCCCAGGTGCTCCATGAACCACTGAAACATTTCATACCCCGGGCCATGCCGCCCGGATGACGGTTCCCTCGGGCGCGCCGGTCTCGATGGAAAACGATCCGCCGGACAGCTCCGTCCGTTCCCTCATGCTAGCCAGGCCGAATCCCCTCGTGCGGCTGTCCGAAGTCATCACGCTCTCCAGGTCAAACCCGGTTCCATTGTCCTCGATCACCAGGTCGATGGTATCCTTCTCCATACCCAGGTAGAGGCGCACCCGGCTCGCCCGGCTGTGTTTGGCGGCATTGTTCAACGCTTCCTGCAAGACTCTGTATATGACCGTTTTCAACGCTTCCGGTACGTCACCCTCTTCCAGCCGGATCTCCCGTTCAATGCTTATGCCGGAATAGATTCTCTGAAATTCCCTGCAGAACCAGGCGATGGTGGCCAGGATTCCGAGATCGTCCAGGGTGGACGGCCGCAAGTCCATGGAAATCCGGCGCCCTTCATCAATGGCCCGCTGAATCACGGGTATAAGTGACTTGAGCAGTTCAATATTAGGTGAAGAAGCGGTCTTTTGCATGTTCGCGAGAGTGTTCTCCATGCTGAACTTGATGGCGGTCAACGCCTGTCCGATACCGTCGTGAAGCTCCTGCGCCACACGCCTGCGCTCGTTTTCCTGGGCGGTGAGCAGTTGCGTGGAGAGTATCCGAAGTTCTTTCTCGGATTCGCGCAAGGCCTCCTCGGCTCGCTTGCGTTGAGTGATGTCCATTCCCATGCCCACGAGATAGGTGTTGCCGTCCAGGCGTATGCGAACACCCGAGAACACGAAGGGGGTTTTCTTACCGTCTTTGGATCTCATGTGGGCTTCCACAAAAGCGCTGCCGCGAACGAACACCTCTCGAATTCTGCCGGCCACTCTCTGCCGGTCCTCCCCTTCGAAAAAATCCAGGGAGGACATGGTCGAAAGATCGCCGGCGCCGTAACCGGTGACTTCTTCAAAGTTCTTGTTCCATTTCAGGAACCTTCCATTTTCGTCGAATACATAGAAAGCGCCCGGCAGACTGTTAATGACGGACTCCGAGAAATGCTTTTCCGCGAGGAGACTTTCCTCGACCTGTTTCCGCTCGGCGATTTCCCGTTTGAGTTGTTCGTTGGTTTTTTGCAGCTCCGCCGTGCGATCCGTCACCATTTCCTCGAGATGATGGCGATGCCTCCTCAGTTCATCTTCAGCCCGCTTGCGCTCGGTTACGTCCCGGGCGATGCCTCGAAAACCCACCGGTTTTCCTTCCGGATCCCTGGTCAGGGACACGGAAAGCTCGACCTCTCTTGCCTCGCCGTCTTTCCGAATGATTTCCCACGCATACGCTTTGGTCGGCCTTCCGG
This genomic stretch from Deltaproteobacteria bacterium harbors:
- a CDS encoding SCP2 sterol-binding domain-containing protein; protein product: MTEVQVIGEDLNGLGWTLKSLIDQNIRNAKVWDTVRKIRGTLVVRETSADVMSTVIFDKGALSIRDGAVDKPSAYLAGSFDELSEVTAGEIGPVKALLTGKIKARGNLLKLLKMAKAIIICD
- a CDS encoding 4Fe-4S dicluster domain-containing protein → MGHLVGKDLYRRLGRKIDNLHVRAPWNETFYQLIKELYSAEEAEVVVKMPYLLSNLDRIANITKVEPSRLRTILENLCEKGLVMDAYLDDETRYMPSPLFVGIFEFTMMRTDGNVDFSHIGPLFHQYMEEGAPYRANFSDGSKTSIARTVPHEEALGDHVEILDYERVASLIDETDQYAVGICSCRHKQEHAGERQCDAPLDTCTTFGWAADYMVRRGLCRRISKTEMQEIFARSRELGLIFSADNVQKRITFVCHCCGCCCGIMAGLNKHGLTSTTVTSSFIAQVDEEKCAGCKQCLKACHVNAIEMAPVESADTNGKKKSKAVIDESICLGCGVCALKCSTGALKLVKREARVIHPETTFHRVILQCLERGTLQNQIFDNPESITQDVLRYIVGAFFKLSPVKKALMSDALRSAFLSVMGSGVKVLGKGYIHEL
- a CDS encoding SCP2 sterol-binding domain-containing protein — translated: MPLYPSQEWCEAWKDALNNDPAVQETGKNWGVGFNGNFVFEVQPGGGLDKTHYVYLEASAGKCSEAVMLDDPSTKNPGFYVIGSYANFKPVVKGEKDFIEGVVKGLFKLKGDMSKIMRNAKFIRAVANSISSFENTYLGE
- a CDS encoding acyl-CoA dehydrogenase family protein, with protein sequence MPTIDDFVRPKEWVSDFVSDLGKVLRRWGEERYVPIRQQVDEDWREHKLIEPMLKEVLVDLGLNAAFFPAEAGGTDMPEPVTLVTVICEELARIDSGFCTACICSVWGLMPILLKPHRNMELSVEFGKKFCGDELYMGCHAMTEPSSGADIENIGRMRGKTIQTTATLDGDEWVINGHKLWPSNSGKTGDLFSVVCTTKRGSTDPNDFALIMVPADAEGVSVGGPYQKCGMNADMNTDIWFENVRVPKRYRAHGPGDDLKYWKRAISLGNVGSAAMCVGIMKAAYEIIKKWTSERVIGGKPLKEHSMVAEMLCDVAMSIESTSSWMWAYAREMDNPDIYGWQPWDERFLLKSRGLALHANNAVERVCSRVMDYMGSYGYSREFDIEKHWRDQKVIGIWMGGKGLKTLENARYWFDLETL
- a CDS encoding response regulator transcription factor; the encoded protein is MFTTLIVEDNLSFRQSLRTMLSERFPEMNVAEAGDAKEALERIEAPLPDLVFMDIRLPGGNGLELTGKIKQNHSRTTVIILTSYDLPEYREAAREYGADFFIVKDSTSLEEIRVLVESVSTNRAKF
- a CDS encoding response regulator transcription factor, whose protein sequence is MKHAYRIVIAEDTTILREGLQALLSSHPDFEVVGEAEDGLDAVRKVEELHPDLILLDLSMPRMHGIEAIKEIRSRCPETRILVLTVHKNEEYILATLDAGTGGYLLKDATRNELEMAVRTVLSGKRYLSPGVSDLVIDGYLEGKKTLKTETSWDTLTAREREILKLVAEGYKNREIADVLCISIKTAEKHRANLMKKLDLHSISAVTSFAIEKGLIRK
- a CDS encoding PAS domain S-box protein, yielding MMDERTCEQLNQKVRDLEEALRESEEKYRVIIEGIEDGYYEVDLAGNLTFFSDSICNIWGYAHEELMGMNYRKFTVEKDAEAVYRTFNGVYTTGRPTKAYAWEIIRKDGEAREVELSVSLTRDPEGKPVGFRGIARDVTERKRAEDELRRHRHHLEEMVTDRTAELQKTNEQLKREIAERKQVEESLLAEKHFSESVINSLPGAFYVFDENGRFLKWNKNFEEVTGYGAGDLSTMSSLDFFEGEDRQRVAGRIREVFVRGSAFVEAHMRSKDGKKTPFVFSGVRIRLDGNTYLVGMGMDITQRKRAEEALRESEKELRILSTQLLTAQENERRRVAQELHDGIGQALTAIKFSMENTLANMQKTASSPNIELLKSLIPVIQRAIDEGRRISMDLRPSTLDDLGILATIAWFCREFQRIYSGISIEREIRLEEGDVPEALKTVIYRVLQEALNNAAKHSRASRVRLYLGMEKDTIDLVIEDNGTGFDLESVMTSDSRTRGFGLASMRERTELSGGSFSIETGAPEGTVIRAAWPGV